The following are from one region of the Blastocatellia bacterium genome:
- a CDS encoding FAD-dependent oxidoreductase: MQQQGSSGHLVVVVGAGPAGIYATGKLIEQGHDVILFNRDLKPGGLAEYGIYFTKHKMKEGIRKQFRRILSDPRVHYFGHVRVGVKADLSLDDIRETLRPSALLITTGAQGTKFLGIPGEQAPGVYHAKDLVYHYNALPPFSQQRFLIGDRVAIIGIGNVMVDIAHYLVHVRKVKEVIAVARRGPGQRAYSDKEIKAVAANIDTEALRQELERIRPRLEAIGENVEQIYTELIKYVGTPPEEGPSPTRLLFRYLSAPKEILLGEDGRPRALRVEDTELVWRGSDVVAKGLGTFADIPCDTVIFAVGDRVDESLGLPVRGTEYVTNPHPDPFYPGDEAYQAYNPETEQVLEGIFVAGWSRKASDGLVGKAKQDGERGVEALCHYLERIAPGSATHLPDKLEALRQVLRQRNVRFVEYPDVARLEEIERREADRRGLEFFKFASDEEMFSALQAAVPVD; encoded by the coding sequence ATGCAACAGCAAGGATCATCGGGCCATCTCGTGGTGGTTGTGGGAGCGGGTCCCGCCGGCATCTATGCGACAGGGAAATTGATCGAGCAAGGACATGACGTCATCCTCTTCAATCGCGATCTCAAGCCCGGCGGACTGGCCGAATACGGCATCTACTTCACCAAGCACAAGATGAAGGAGGGCATCCGGAAGCAGTTCCGGCGTATTCTCTCCGATCCCCGTGTCCATTATTTCGGACACGTCCGCGTGGGGGTGAAAGCCGATCTCTCGCTCGATGACATTCGGGAAACCCTCCGTCCGTCAGCTCTGCTCATCACGACCGGAGCGCAGGGAACGAAGTTCCTCGGTATTCCGGGAGAGCAGGCTCCGGGCGTCTATCATGCCAAGGATCTCGTCTATCATTACAACGCCCTCCCGCCGTTCAGTCAACAGAGGTTTCTCATCGGGGACCGCGTGGCCATCATCGGCATCGGCAACGTCATGGTGGACATCGCCCATTATCTCGTCCACGTGAGGAAGGTCAAAGAAGTCATCGCCGTGGCCCGACGGGGGCCGGGACAGCGGGCCTACAGCGATAAGGAGATCAAGGCTGTCGCCGCCAATATTGATACCGAGGCGCTGCGCCAGGAACTGGAGCGGATTCGTCCGCGATTAGAGGCCATCGGAGAAAACGTCGAGCAGATTTACACCGAGCTGATCAAGTACGTCGGCACGCCACCGGAAGAGGGTCCCAGTCCGACCCGGCTCCTCTTTCGCTACCTGAGCGCGCCGAAGGAAATTCTCCTGGGGGAGGATGGGCGACCGCGCGCCCTGCGGGTCGAAGATACCGAACTGGTGTGGAGGGGGAGCGATGTCGTCGCCAAAGGGTTGGGAACGTTCGCCGACATCCCCTGCGACACAGTGATCTTCGCCGTGGGTGATCGCGTGGATGAGAGTTTGGGCCTTCCCGTCCGGGGCACGGAATACGTTACCAATCCCCATCCCGATCCCTTCTATCCCGGCGACGAAGCCTATCAAGCATATAATCCGGAGACGGAGCAGGTGCTCGAAGGGATCTTCGTTGCCGGATGGTCGCGCAAAGCATCCGATGGACTGGTGGGAAAAGCGAAACAGGACGGCGAGCGTGGCGTCGAGGCCCTCTGTCACTATCTCGAACGCATCGCTCCGGGATCGGCGACTCACCTACCCGATAAACTGGAGGCGCTGCGTCAGGTCTTGCGCCAACGCAATGTGCGATTTGTCGAATACCCCGACGTCGCGCGGCTGGAAGAGATCGAACGCCGCGAGGCCGACCGTCGGGGACTGGAGTTTTTCAAATTCGCCTCCGACGAAGAAATGTTCAGCGCCCTCCAGGCGGCCGTACCTGTGGATTAG
- a CDS encoding MBL fold metallo-hydrolase, translated as MRIHVVRIPTPFPVGPVNAILVVEDPITLIDTGPKTSEALEALRSQIEALGLRLGDIKRIVLTHAHLDHAGQAERLRQLTGATVYAHPWEAERLGQVPDASRDPTLFAALGVPPRIVEEFNVVWDYLNTMVDPISELPALDDGDELAFERGSLAIVHTPGHTPGHICLFHRAQRTLIAADTVLKRITPNPILNRDPRQPARRFPSLAAFLRSLDRLRHLAPALVYTGHGEEVDDYEAYYQTIVKHARQRQRELIQLMGDGAMTAWELSLRLFPQAGSQQRFLALSETIAHLDWAVGEGTVVCEKRNGVEYFWRRA; from the coding sequence ATGCGAATACACGTGGTGAGAATTCCGACGCCGTTTCCCGTGGGTCCGGTCAATGCCATCCTTGTTGTGGAAGATCCGATCACGCTCATTGATACCGGGCCGAAGACATCGGAGGCATTGGAGGCGCTGCGCTCGCAGATCGAGGCGCTCGGCCTGAGGCTGGGCGACATTAAGCGCATCGTGCTCACCCATGCGCATCTGGATCATGCGGGTCAGGCCGAGCGGTTGCGTCAGCTGACGGGAGCGACCGTCTACGCGCATCCGTGGGAGGCCGAACGACTCGGACAGGTGCCGGATGCGTCGCGTGATCCCACCCTGTTTGCCGCCCTCGGTGTTCCCCCTCGCATTGTGGAGGAATTCAATGTCGTGTGGGATTACTTGAACACGATGGTGGATCCGATCTCCGAGCTTCCGGCGCTGGATGACGGAGATGAGCTTGCTTTCGAGAGGGGATCGCTCGCCATTGTGCATACGCCCGGTCACACGCCCGGCCATATCTGCCTGTTTCACCGGGCGCAGCGAACGCTCATCGCCGCCGATACGGTGCTCAAACGCATCACCCCGAATCCCATCCTCAACCGTGATCCCCGACAGCCGGCACGACGCTTCCCCTCGCTCGCGGCCTTTCTCCGAAGCCTCGACCGGCTGCGCCACCTGGCACCGGCACTCGTCTACACGGGACACGGCGAGGAAGTTGACGACTACGAGGCCTATTACCAGACCATCGTCAAGCATGCGCGGCAGCGTCAGCGGGAGTTGATTCAGCTCATGGGCGATGGAGCAATGACCGCCTGGGAACTCTCCTTGCGCCTTTTCCCCCAGGCCGGCAGTCAACAGCGATTTCTCGCTCTCTCCGAAACGATCGCTCATCTGGATTGGGCTGTAGGGGAGGGCACCGTCGTCTGCGAAAAGCGAAACGGGGTGGAGTACTTCTGGCGCCGCGCTTGA
- a CDS encoding HEPN domain-containing protein, translated as MNEEKPSLGPEKPVRTPKAWIEWADNDLAFARWGLQSDRPFAAQICYLCQQAVEKYLKGYLIAQGWTLEKTHSIAKLLTLCISVDESFTEFENDLAPFDHYVTEARYPVDMAVEFSPEEAQRAVEVAERLRNFVHKKLASPHAE; from the coding sequence ATGAACGAAGAGAAGCCGTCCCTCGGTCCTGAGAAACCCGTCCGGACGCCGAAAGCATGGATCGAGTGGGCGGATAATGATCTGGCTTTCGCCCGGTGGGGATTACAGTCCGATCGCCCGTTCGCCGCACAGATTTGCTATCTCTGCCAGCAAGCGGTGGAGAAATACCTCAAGGGGTATCTGATTGCTCAGGGATGGACGCTGGAAAAGACGCACAGCATCGCAAAACTACTCACCCTGTGCATCAGCGTGGATGAATCATTCACCGAGTTCGAAAATGACCTAGCTCCCTTCGACCACTATGTCACGGAGGCGCGATATCCGGTAGATATGGCAGTCGAGTTTTCTCCCGAAGAAGCCCAGCGGGCCGTTGAAGTGGCCGAACGACTGCGAAATTTCGTCCATAAGAAACTCGCCAGTCCACACGCCGAGTAA
- a CDS encoding DUF4258 domain-containing protein, whose amino-acid sequence MDQDQTVRALGAGEIIEDYPEHHRQLPDCLVLGWLPNGLAVHARVGVDEPNGRILIITIYRPTEEKWEHDWRTRKQN is encoded by the coding sequence TTGGATCAGGATCAGACCGTTCGAGCTTTGGGTGCTGGCGAGATCATCGAAGATTATCCTGAGCACCACCGACAGTTGCCCGATTGCTTGGTGCTAGGATGGCTCCCCAACGGATTAGCTGTCCATGCCCGCGTCGGTGTGGACGAACCTAACGGTCGCATCCTCATCATCACGATTTATCGTCCAACAGAGGAGAAATGGGAACATGACTGGAGAACGAGAAAGCAGAACTAA
- a CDS encoding nucleotidyltransferase domain-containing protein → MDEELRRDDLGSAAGDPDGDRSILLTEQVTPRLIQYICEQIVRLASPQKIILFGSQARGDSQEGSDVDLLVIVNSPEDRRTATDRIRRFFMRRLFEMDVLVRTVEDVERNVLDHNPFYIHHILAQGKVLYERREAVPRS, encoded by the coding sequence ATGGATGAAGAACTTCGGAGAGATGATCTCGGATCGGCTGCTGGCGACCCGGACGGTGACCGCTCGATCCTGCTTACGGAGCAGGTAACGCCGAGGCTGATTCAGTACATCTGTGAGCAAATTGTGCGGCTTGCGAGTCCCCAAAAAATCATTCTCTTTGGCTCCCAGGCGCGCGGTGATAGCCAGGAAGGCAGCGATGTGGACCTGCTGGTCATCGTCAATTCCCCCGAGGATCGCCGCACGGCAACAGATCGAATTCGTCGGTTCTTTATGCGACGGCTCTTCGAGATGGATGTGCTCGTGCGAACGGTAGAGGACGTCGAGCGGAACGTCCTCGATCACAATCCGTTCTATATCCACCACATTTTGGCCCAGGGGAAAGTACTCTATGAACGAAGAGAAGCCGTCCCTCGGTCCTGA
- a CDS encoding YgiT-type zinc finger protein translates to MTGERESRTKPCPLCKGTLHDQDAATLSFVVKGRVVVVKNAPAEVCDQCGEAFLSTEISQRVSTIIKDALKHNVELLVVNLAEPTMTAA, encoded by the coding sequence ATGACTGGAGAACGAGAAAGCAGAACTAAGCCGTGCCCATTGTGCAAGGGGACACTCCACGATCAAGACGCTGCCACCTTGTCCTTCGTGGTGAAGGGGCGGGTGGTGGTCGTCAAGAATGCTCCTGCTGAAGTCTGTGACCAATGCGGCGAGGCTTTTTTATCAACGGAGATCTCCCAGCGGGTGTCCACGATCATCAAGGACGCGCTCAAGCACAACGTGGAACTATTGGTTGTGAACCTGGCTGAGCCGACGATGACGGCAGCATGA